A single region of the Laspinema palackyanum D2c genome encodes:
- the crn3 gene encoding CRISPR-associated ring nuclease Crn3/Csx3 codes for MKETGIHLEISQQKTPSGLKYQQLTIELTRSDRVIYPPELSRLELPNGIDTTQGIVINGRAPIWLYGYLIHELHPTAWVACNDPRLGAVVVATHSKTVKIGQVIPLEERGDGLNPALLIVGPPDSGKSVLSHALFQSVIESDPNIYLQRANWDGEGNYVLELSGDTDPEIFKAANKGGLTPEFFPYHAQAILELRRKKNLTIVDVGGMVQPEKQPILEACTHYLIISSKPEAVEPWHEFCRDRGNLIPVAVIHSRLEPCETIHQEQPYLEITCGPWVRGGATGVPEVLLERVKALLGSSL; via the coding sequence ATGAAAGAAACCGGCATCCACCTGGAAATCAGTCAGCAAAAAACTCCCAGTGGGTTGAAATATCAACAGTTAACCATAGAATTGACCCGCAGCGATCGCGTGATTTATCCCCCAGAACTCAGCAGATTAGAGTTACCCAACGGCATCGATACTACCCAAGGCATAGTCATTAACGGACGTGCTCCCATCTGGCTTTATGGCTACTTAATCCACGAACTCCACCCGACAGCATGGGTTGCCTGTAACGACCCCAGACTCGGTGCTGTCGTGGTTGCCACTCATTCTAAAACCGTCAAAATCGGTCAAGTGATTCCCTTAGAAGAACGGGGGGATGGGTTAAATCCAGCCTTACTAATCGTTGGACCACCGGACAGTGGTAAAAGTGTTTTATCTCATGCTTTATTTCAATCTGTCATCGAAAGTGACCCGAATATCTATCTGCAACGGGCCAACTGGGATGGAGAAGGGAACTATGTTTTAGAACTGTCCGGAGATACTGACCCGGAGATATTTAAAGCGGCGAATAAGGGGGGATTAACTCCTGAGTTTTTTCCCTATCACGCTCAAGCAATTCTGGAACTTAGACGTAAGAAAAATTTAACAATTGTGGATGTCGGAGGTATGGTACAACCAGAGAAGCAGCCGATATTAGAAGCTTGTACACATTATTTGATTATTAGTTCCAAACCCGAGGCAGTGGAACCGTGGCACGAATTTTGTCGCGATCGGGGAAATTTAATTCCGGTTGCCGTTATTCACAGCCGTTTAGAACCATGCGAAACTATTCATCAAGAGCAACCTTATTTAGAAATCACCTGCGGTCCCTGGGTACGGGGTGGTGCCACAGGAGTTCCGGAGGTGTTATTGGAACGGGTTAAGGCATTGCTTGGTTCTTCCCTATAG
- the cas10 gene encoding type III-A CRISPR-associated protein Cas10/Csm1, with protein sequence MTSLSHAQALSVAQEAVLLLGRWAGASPSIPTATADSKAVTQAKDLLKWPQDSRSNLEQQVKPLRLLFDDVNLSNGQGSKNHYWPVGYIKDHDSYPPIPYPQPNADDLDPIKPPIQQAIASLQPDEWNNLSLLMLILEKFGSYVSFGEQDNVSLLDLTRTTAAVAAALANQPDAKCLTLIAGDLSGIQKFIYTISSDGALKSLRARSFYLELVTQEVVEQLLSALDLPRTNVIYAGGGNLYLLAPGDEGTIVQNKIAQVRDRFNEWLRKTFQGKIFLALDCLPFATEDVGTPEFAKAWEKATKKLAGQKSRKFQSQISELVKPKPAYEPCRVCYRDDLPLPSLEPLNNQEADSCLACWMCRTMFDLGAKLFKVEAIARSKQSTIKGAQDRLSIGGTFYYLFEEWKTANAIANEDSTLFLVNDWTLEPYRTGNAVPLLLGNYGQRCPESGPDHAQPQFMNAREMAAAAQGIKRVASLRMDVDNLGKIFAKGLGSNQTLPPLAGLSRQMSYFFKVYLNSLAKNRQDNLPAKAKTLSDDSRQNLLFIYAGGDDLFVSGTWNEVVEFAFDIYQSFRAYTGYNTDITLSGGISIDGAKFPLYQAAEASGDSEKAAKNNGRDSLGLFEQVFKWDEWLGSTSPSVADSDARECLKSAEYPPILGIFPLIEQLEKQQIETNYARSFVRSLLATAQMQDQMIKEMENKRKTLIHEKEPKQYIDYYEKEIKHDIRYYLHLPRMAYTLARLPQRVREHPEFAPVRKSLNNPYNAPYFRAIATWLELLNRSQSQSND encoded by the coding sequence ATGACCTCGCTTTCTCATGCACAAGCGTTATCCGTTGCCCAAGAAGCCGTTTTACTACTAGGACGCTGGGCCGGTGCTTCTCCGTCAATACCAACCGCAACTGCTGATTCTAAAGCGGTTACCCAAGCAAAAGATCTTTTAAAATGGCCCCAGGATAGTCGGTCCAACCTAGAACAACAGGTTAAGCCTTTGCGTTTGCTGTTTGATGATGTTAATTTGTCAAATGGTCAAGGGTCAAAAAACCACTACTGGCCGGTTGGTTACATTAAAGATCATGACAGTTATCCCCCTATTCCCTATCCGCAGCCCAATGCTGACGACTTAGACCCAATTAAACCTCCTATTCAACAGGCGATCGCCAGTTTACAGCCAGACGAGTGGAACAATCTCTCGTTATTGATGCTGATTTTAGAAAAATTTGGCTCTTATGTTAGTTTTGGAGAGCAAGATAATGTTTCGCTACTCGATTTGACCCGAACTACGGCAGCGGTGGCGGCGGCACTGGCGAACCAACCGGATGCTAAATGTTTAACGTTGATTGCGGGCGATTTATCGGGGATTCAAAAATTTATCTACACCATTTCTTCCGATGGAGCCTTAAAATCCCTCCGTGCTCGCAGTTTTTATCTGGAACTGGTGACGCAAGAGGTGGTAGAGCAACTGTTGTCAGCATTGGATCTGCCCCGGACTAATGTGATTTATGCGGGTGGCGGTAACTTGTATTTGCTTGCGCCGGGGGATGAGGGGACAATCGTTCAAAACAAGATTGCCCAAGTCCGCGATCGCTTTAATGAATGGTTGCGAAAAACATTTCAAGGCAAAATCTTTTTAGCCCTGGATTGCTTGCCATTTGCCACCGAGGACGTGGGAACGCCAGAATTTGCCAAAGCATGGGAAAAGGCGACTAAAAAATTGGCCGGACAAAAGTCTCGGAAGTTTCAGAGTCAAATTTCTGAACTGGTTAAACCGAAACCCGCTTACGAACCTTGTCGCGTATGCTATCGCGATGATCTTCCTCTTCCGAGTCTTGAACCGTTAAATAATCAGGAAGCAGATTCTTGTTTGGCCTGTTGGATGTGTCGGACCATGTTTGACCTGGGGGCCAAATTATTTAAAGTGGAGGCGATCGCCCGTTCCAAACAGTCCACCATTAAAGGAGCTCAAGACCGATTGAGCATTGGGGGAACCTTTTATTACTTATTTGAAGAATGGAAAACCGCCAACGCTATAGCGAATGAGGATTCTACCTTATTTTTAGTCAATGACTGGACCCTTGAACCCTACCGCACTGGCAACGCAGTCCCCCTACTGCTGGGAAATTACGGACAGCGCTGTCCAGAATCCGGCCCTGATCATGCTCAACCCCAATTTATGAATGCCCGCGAAATGGCGGCAGCAGCCCAGGGTATTAAAAGAGTGGCCTCTTTGCGAATGGATGTAGACAATTTAGGCAAGATATTTGCCAAAGGGTTGGGGTCAAATCAAACCTTACCCCCACTTGCCGGACTCTCCCGCCAAATGAGTTATTTCTTTAAAGTTTACTTAAACAGTTTGGCAAAGAATAGGCAGGATAATTTACCGGCTAAAGCTAAAACACTGTCTGATGATTCTCGTCAAAATCTACTCTTTATCTATGCAGGAGGTGATGATTTATTTGTGAGTGGTACTTGGAATGAAGTCGTAGAATTTGCCTTTGATATTTACCAATCTTTCCGAGCCTATACGGGGTACAATACAGATATTACTTTATCAGGAGGCATCAGCATTGATGGGGCTAAATTCCCCCTGTATCAAGCGGCGGAGGCTTCCGGTGACTCCGAAAAGGCGGCTAAAAACAACGGTCGAGATAGCTTGGGTTTATTTGAGCAAGTGTTTAAATGGGATGAATGGCTAGGCTCTACTTCCCCATCGGTGGCTGACTCAGACGCTCGGGAATGTCTTAAATCTGCAGAATATCCGCCAATCCTGGGAATTTTCCCACTGATTGAACAACTGGAAAAGCAGCAGATTGAAACCAATTATGCTCGTAGTTTTGTTCGCAGTTTGCTGGCAACGGCTCAGATGCAAGACCAAATGATTAAGGAGATGGAAAATAAGCGGAAGACTCTAATACATGAGAAAGAACCCAAGCAGTATATTGATTACTATGAGAAAGAAATCAAGCATGATATTCGCTACTACTTACACTTACCGCGCATGGCATATACCTTAGCTCGATTGCCTCAACGAGTCAGGGAGCATCCGGAATTTGCTCCGGTGCGGAAGTCTCTTAATAATCCTTATAATGCGCCTTATTTTCGGGCGATCGCAACTTGGCTAGAACTGTTAAACCGCTCTCAATCTCAATCTAATG